The following are encoded in a window of Paenibacillus polymyxa genomic DNA:
- a CDS encoding AraC family transcriptional regulator, producing the protein MQREMLRENRIHGNPMYPVSVYPSVEQLNGNSILESHWHEEMEFIVVEQGSAIFQTDMVYTEVNKGEALFVNSGELHAGYLQKSPRCIFSAVVFHPDMLYSRTQDTVQTQFIDPFISKKLVPPPHIRGVQPWEQEVLAALRHIITSHEQNTPARELATKAQLYSMIACLYPHMTPANGEDVIMAGQRNKVERIKKALAYINSHAHEPIRLREIADEIGMSEGHFCRFFKQMVQKSPVEYINYHRIQKACRLLEQSDRKVVDIALDVGFDNLSYFIATFKKWNGLTPSQYRKQHEADQALAVPYITD; encoded by the coding sequence ATGCAAAGGGAAATGTTGCGGGAAAACCGCATTCACGGCAATCCCATGTACCCAGTCAGCGTATATCCGAGCGTAGAGCAGTTGAACGGAAATAGTATACTGGAATCTCATTGGCATGAAGAGATGGAGTTTATCGTAGTGGAGCAGGGAAGCGCCATTTTTCAGACGGATATGGTCTATACGGAGGTTAACAAAGGTGAAGCCCTTTTTGTCAACAGCGGCGAGCTTCACGCCGGTTATTTACAAAAAAGCCCTCGCTGCATATTTTCTGCGGTGGTGTTTCATCCAGACATGCTGTACAGCCGCACGCAGGATACGGTGCAGACGCAGTTTATTGACCCATTTATCAGTAAAAAGCTTGTCCCTCCCCCTCACATTCGAGGCGTGCAGCCCTGGGAGCAAGAGGTGCTGGCTGCATTGCGACACATTATCACCAGCCATGAGCAGAATACGCCTGCCCGTGAATTGGCGACCAAGGCGCAGCTCTATAGCATGATTGCCTGCCTGTATCCACACATGACCCCTGCTAACGGAGAGGATGTGATTATGGCGGGGCAACGCAACAAAGTTGAACGGATCAAAAAAGCGCTGGCGTATATCAACAGTCATGCTCATGAACCTATACGTTTACGGGAGATCGCAGATGAGATTGGAATGAGTGAGGGGCATTTTTGCCGTTTTTTTAAGCAGATGGTTCAGAAAAGCCCGGTAGAATATATCAACTATCATCGGATTCAGAAGGCTTGCAGGTTGCTGGAGCAAAGTGATCGCAAAGTGGTTGATATTGCGCTGGATGTTGGTTTTGACAATTTAAGCTATTTTATTGCGACCTTTAAAAAATGGAACGGCCTGACCCCTTCGCAGTACCGTAAGCAGCACGAAGCAGATCAGGCGCTTGCTGTCCCTTATATAACAGACTAA
- the yicI gene encoding alpha-xylosidase has protein sequence MKFTDGYWMVRKGYEIQNPADIRDIVTDDASMTVYAATHRIEHKGDTLNGALLKATYSSPMPNVIRVRLNHHKGRVHQGPNFEIHTLPTEVDITVDEDAAVLKSGDLSVRVGRGKSWDVGFYVEDRKVTGSGHRGPGYITDPQDQPFFREQLELGIGEYVYGLGERFTPFVKNGQVVDIWNEDGGTSSEQAYKNIPFYLSNKGYGVFVNHPEKVSYEIASENVSKVQFSVSGESLEYFIIGGANPKEVLDNYTKLTGKPALPPAWTFGLWLTTSFTTDYDEATVNHFVDGMAERDLPLSVFHFDCFWMKEYQWCDFQWDQDMFPDPEGMLRRLKAKGLKICAWINPYIAEKSILFDEGMENGYLVKTADGSVWQWDLWQAGMGLVDFTNPAAVAWYQDKLKVLIDQGVDCFKTDFGERIPTHVVYHDGSDPMKMHNYYTHLYNKAVFEVLEEKLGKNEAALFARSATAGGQQFPVHWGGDCSSTYESMAESLRGGLSLGLSGFGFWSHDISGFELTAAPDLYKRWVQFGLLSSHSRLHGNVSYRVPWLFDEESVDVVRSFTKLKCSLMPHLYASAVESSVKGLPMMRAMVLEFPQDPTCATLDRQYMLGDSILVAPIFNKEGSVQYYVPEGQWTNLLTNERVSGGRWVNEHHDFATLPVLVKPNTLLAIGHEDSRPDYDYADQVALHLFELGEGQQARTVIVNTSGEEELTVTASRKDSVITVKAEGAVKPWSIVLRGIHEAVQVEEGSSQSGEQGVIITPASSGQQELTIHLG, from the coding sequence ATGAAATTTACTGATGGCTATTGGATGGTTCGCAAGGGCTATGAAATACAAAATCCTGCTGATATCCGTGATATTGTGACGGACGATGCTTCCATGACGGTATATGCAGCGACCCACCGGATCGAGCACAAAGGAGATACACTGAACGGAGCGTTGCTGAAAGCGACCTACAGCTCGCCCATGCCGAATGTCATTCGGGTGCGTCTGAACCACCATAAGGGACGGGTGCATCAGGGTCCGAATTTTGAAATTCACACCTTGCCAACAGAGGTAGATATTACAGTGGATGAGGACGCAGCGGTACTGAAAAGTGGCGATCTGAGTGTGCGAGTCGGTCGTGGGAAGAGCTGGGATGTAGGATTTTATGTCGAGGATCGTAAAGTCACAGGCAGCGGACATCGGGGACCAGGCTATATTACAGACCCGCAGGATCAGCCTTTTTTCCGAGAACAGCTGGAGTTGGGCATCGGTGAGTACGTATACGGACTCGGAGAGCGTTTCACCCCGTTCGTAAAAAATGGCCAAGTGGTCGATATCTGGAATGAAGATGGCGGGACTAGCAGTGAGCAGGCCTATAAAAACATTCCATTTTATCTATCGAATAAAGGGTATGGTGTGTTCGTCAACCATCCGGAAAAGGTATCCTATGAGATTGCATCGGAAAATGTATCAAAGGTTCAGTTTAGCGTCTCCGGCGAATCGTTAGAGTATTTTATTATTGGTGGAGCTAACCCTAAAGAGGTACTGGACAATTACACCAAGCTGACGGGTAAGCCTGCATTACCACCAGCCTGGACCTTTGGTTTGTGGCTGACCACTTCGTTCACAACAGATTATGATGAAGCGACCGTGAACCATTTTGTGGACGGGATGGCTGAGCGGGATCTACCACTCTCGGTATTCCATTTTGACTGCTTCTGGATGAAGGAATACCAATGGTGTGATTTCCAGTGGGATCAAGATATGTTCCCAGATCCAGAAGGCATGCTGCGGAGATTGAAGGCTAAGGGCCTCAAAATCTGCGCATGGATCAACCCGTATATTGCAGAAAAGTCCATTTTGTTCGATGAAGGCATGGAGAATGGCTACCTGGTCAAAACAGCTGATGGCAGCGTTTGGCAATGGGACCTGTGGCAGGCAGGAATGGGGCTGGTTGACTTCACAAATCCGGCTGCTGTCGCATGGTATCAGGATAAGCTGAAGGTGCTGATCGATCAGGGCGTGGACTGTTTCAAAACCGACTTTGGTGAGCGTATTCCAACACATGTAGTTTATCATGATGGCTCTGACCCAATGAAAATGCATAATTATTATACGCATTTGTATAACAAGGCAGTGTTTGAAGTGCTGGAGGAAAAGCTGGGTAAAAATGAAGCAGCGTTATTTGCACGTTCTGCTACGGCTGGGGGGCAACAGTTCCCGGTTCACTGGGGCGGAGACTGCTCGTCGACGTATGAGTCGATGGCAGAATCATTGCGGGGCGGATTATCACTTGGCTTGAGTGGGTTTGGCTTTTGGAGCCATGATATTAGCGGCTTTGAACTAACGGCTGCGCCGGACTTATACAAACGGTGGGTGCAGTTTGGACTTTTATCCTCCCATAGCCGACTACACGGAAACGTGTCGTACCGTGTTCCTTGGCTGTTTGACGAAGAGTCAGTCGACGTGGTACGCAGCTTTACCAAACTCAAATGCTCGCTGATGCCACACCTGTATGCTTCTGCTGTGGAATCCTCGGTGAAGGGACTGCCGATGATGCGGGCTATGGTGTTGGAATTCCCGCAGGACCCAACCTGTGCAACGCTCGATCGACAATACATGCTAGGAGATTCCATTTTGGTAGCTCCGATCTTTAATAAAGAAGGCAGTGTACAGTATTATGTACCAGAGGGTCAGTGGACGAATTTACTTACGAATGAGAGAGTGTCAGGTGGTCGTTGGGTTAACGAGCATCATGATTTTGCAACTTTGCCTGTGCTCGTGAAGCCGAACACACTGTTGGCAATCGGTCATGAGGACAGTCGTCCGGATTATGATTATGCTGATCAAGTGGCGCTTCATTTGTTTGAGCTTGGAGAGGGGCAACAAGCTCGAACGGTAATCGTGAATACGTCAGGTGAAGAAGAGCTAACGGTTACTGCCAGCCGCAAGGATTCTGTTATTACGGTGAAGGCTGAAGGTGCTGTTAAACCATGGTCGATAGTCCTGCGCGGTATCCATGAGGCTGTTCAAGTGGAGGAAGGCAGCAGCCAGTCGGGAGAACAGGGTGTAATCATTACACCAGCTTCCAGCGGACAGCAAGAGCTTACGATTCACTTGGGCTAG